The genomic segment CCGAGGGTACACTTAAACAGAATCAAATCTTGGGCTGCAGGCTATATAGTATGTCACGGACGTAATTAATCCTCGGATTGCACCGGTGACTGTGCTGCAActtcacaaacaaaaaaaacccagagccGCACAAAGACAGGAGAAGAAATTCTACCTGACTGAGATGTGGGTATTTTTCTGATAAGTCGTGCCCTCTTTTGATCCTGGCACCACAGagagcctttttttcttttaccataTAAGGTGGTAGAGCCCTGTGTGATGCCTTCTATGTTTCTGTTCACATTTTGTATTGTGacggggtgttttttttttttttttttgttactttgaGTGCTTGAAGGTTGCTGAAGATAAAAGTAAGTGTCACGAGTTCCTGTTTAAATCACTCATCTTTTTCACAACATTAAGATATAAAAAGGTGTGATTAAATAGATATAAGGTGTTGATCCCCATAATAAATTGCATTAACATCATATAATTCATTTTGTAGCAATTCATTCCCACTATTTCACATTTATAAGCAGCATATAAACATTTGACATAGGTTTTGTGGTTTATAAGCACATAATATAGTTGCACAGTTGCACACTATTTGTCAACAAGTGTGAAGACATATTAACACTGCGGTTACTATACCATCGTCATGTCTGTATGTAGCCAGATCCAGTTAACACTTATATTTGCAAACAACTGCATTATAGAGTGTTATAAagcatttattaactgtttatatACTGCCTATAAATGCTTAATATGATGACTTAAAATAAGGTGTTTTCTATCAGCAACACACATGAGTCAAAGGagttaaatgacaaaaaaatatcaTGCTTGAATATGATTGACAGTGtaaatgattttatttccattaatgGTAAAGCAGTTGATCATGTTTTCCCCAAACTGTTTGATGCACAGTAGTTAATTATGAGTCACCAGCTCAGAATCAGTAtgacagtgtgagtgtgtgtgtgtgtaggattaagtgtgtgtgtatgtgaaggatTGTGTTGAACGAGCCACGTCGCTGACTGGCAATAAACTGCATCTCGAGCCTAGCGTGCTCCAGAGGATGTGCTTGTACACGTGCAGGTGTATTTCAAAACCGTTTCCTCTTCGCCTCCGTCAGCGCGAGTGCTGCTTGCAGGTCCTCTGCAGTGTGAGCGTGTGTCTTCAGGGAACACGCCAGAACTTTGTGTAATTCCTCAGGAGCCACCAGGTTGAAGCGCAGCAGAGCGTCCACCAGCTGGGAGCGAGCATTGCCGATGAACGAGTGcgacaggaaagaagaaaggccTCCCCCGCCTTTTGTGACGTAGAGCGGGACTCTGACCATTCCCAGAACctaaagagagagtgagagaaagagagagataggtGATGGGgaatagcacacacacacacacacacacatatacacagacacagacacacatacacgcctTACCTCCTGCCCGTGATCTGTTGCTGTGGATGCAGCTGCTCTCTCCACCTCCCTaatctgctcctcctccatcttcttcaCATAGAAGTGAGTGATAAGACGGGAGGATGCAGGGGCATAGCAAGAGTCCACATGATCTTCTATCGATACAGGAATAGCCACACCCAGCTCCTCCAGCAACTCCCTGCCCAGTCCTGCCTCCAGGGTCTCCTCCGCTGGGTTAACGAGGCTGAGGCGTGGGAGGTGTGGGGGTCAAAGTTCAGAATCACATATGAACGTAGATAAACAATGTCAGCTGTATTGCTCTCCTGTGACTCCTCTGAGCAGTAGCGAATAAATCAAGCTGATTGAAAAGCTTGTTGGGTTTCGAAAAGGCCAACAGAAGCCGCGCTCCTGCCTCAAGTCACAAGAAAGTCACAAGTCCACTGGATTTTCAAGTTAGAGGCACGTGAAAATGTTCTGAAATAGCACACAATAACTAAACTACCATATCAAGTTTTTAATCAGTATCTGTTGGAAATGCATTAGTGAAAATACAACTCAAGGGacgggttcacaatttttcaagtctgtctcaacacagtcaggagcccaaaggaacattaaacctgtttttcttgctgtaatgattcctcctgttcatactgaattaGAAGATCCCCTCATAATAAACTTACAACGTAAATGATTatggacaaaatccacagtcctccttctgtgctacaatgtatttaaaagttgatctgaagctaatatgaagctttagccatccaaatgagtcaaatcaagtcttctatgttttaatgttacagtgtttttagtaccaaagtctttttgttactacacttccaccacagctcaacagggaaacactaagagggaattagatgctaaaaagactgtaaatgtgtcagatatcacttgatatgactaactcagactgctgaatcctcatattagcttcacatctattttaaaatgactgtgtggactgCCTTCACTtccattaaaagcacatttgaaggagatcttttgacaatcagtatgaacaagaggaatgattacattgcggaaaacctctttcactgttcacaGAGACACTTGACTCCTAGGtttaagacagacagaaaacttGAACCTTTCAATCTTTTAATTCAAGAGTTGAGCCCATGTCATATGACTAAGTGACACAATAGCAGAAACAcctcacacacatttgtattgTCTACTGCTTAACATTTCTCTTTATAGCTGGCTAAAGCTTTTCATTATGAGCAATACTTTAACTCGACATTGGTAAGCAAATGTGTTGTTAAACACAATTTAATGAGTGCTGTAGTGTCCAAATTTACACAACATGCTAATTCAGGGCCAACATACACTGAAATACAAGTCTATGGTATGCTAGCTGCTCTGTGAGGAATaactttgagctaaatgctactGTTTGCATgctaacaataataatgctaAAATGCTGATGATTAGCagcctttcttatatacagtctatgttagCAGCAGGTTTCCTTGTTCGTACACCAGCGTAGTTTCACATGTTAGCGTGCTAACGACATATCAGCAAAGTTATTACAATAGTTTATTTCTTGCATGGaactgaaatataaatacattttaaaaatattgagaAAACTAGTCTATGCTAGCTGCTCTGTGAGGCATAGCGTTGGTGGGCTAAATGCTACTTTCAGTATGCTAACGATgataatgctaacatgctgatgttcagCAGCAGGTTACTATGTTGGGTGCTGGGTGAAAAATTATTATctccaaagttattacaattctttctttcatgaaaatgaaatatgaataaaagaaaacacttttactgagaaaacaaaaaaagttactgaatgttaaacatttttctgaatTTCAATTGACAGTGGCATTCCAAACTTGCATGTATTGGAGCACTTATTGTATGATTTCCTGTCATAAACTTGTTAAGTATGTAGATTTTGTGTACTGACTGCGAAAAACAGAATTAATATGTAGAATGTAACTAGGACACTGTTATCTAATGCAGTTTTCCTTTGATTTGCGCATGTCATCACCATTTTTCCGACTCTCCTTGTTATATAATTTTTGCTGTGGTGGCAAATAATACCTTGAGATTCTTATAGAGACTACTGTAAATCACAGATACAAAGGCCCAAGTGACTCCACAGTTTTCTAATGCAGTCTTCCTTTGTGTTGTGTATGTCATCATGACTTTTGAGAATTTTTCTTCTTGCCTTGTTACATAATTTTACCGTGTTGGCAAATGAGCCCTTAGAAATTCTGGCAGCGACTACTGAAAAATCACAGATACAAAAGGCACAAGTGACTCATGTTAAGTTGAATACTAATCAAGCAGAACTGCAATGTGTCTGACAATTACAGGTTTTTAAAAGCAAGATAAGACCGTTTCAACAGTAATCTATCTCATGCATATTTTGCCCTTGTGGTATGTGTATTCAAGTGACAAGTTTTGAATGTTTACTCTGTGCCAGAAAGGTTTATATCTTTTGACAGGGCTCCtcttttaaatttgaaaaaaggagacaaatgtGAGCTACATGTACCTGTGCACATGACAGAATATAACAAAAGCAGCACCAGGATAGACTCACCCGCCAGGGAAACCCAGCAGACCATCAAAGCGCATCTGCATCTGTGGAACGTGACAGAGGcggttacacacacatacacaaacacacataaacacccccagagaattacatttttttatgaaaaCATAAAGATGCATTCAAagaaagagacatttccatTTCCATCCATACACCACTCCTACAGGACACCTGATCACATGCTCCTCCTCACCAGTATGATATGTTTAATGGGGATTTTTCCAAACAGCTGAGTTTTGGTGTCAGAGTAGAGCATCACGTGGCATGCATGCCTGCAGCCTGCACACGCCAATGCCTCCGCCCTCGACAGCTGTCCACTCGCCATCTACAagtatacaaacaaacacacagggcAGTATCACACAGTCACAGTTCAGAGATTTCTGATCTCTATGGATGAGCAGCCCCTTGTCATGTGTTGGCAGTGTGACATCATCCAAATATACTTGCTCTCTCTGtttatccctccctctctccctccc from the Scomber japonicus isolate fScoJap1 chromosome 4, fScoJap1.pri, whole genome shotgun sequence genome contains:
- the zgc:103759 gene encoding U8 snoRNA-decapping enzyme, with the translated sequence MASGQLSRAEALACAGCRHACHVMLYSDTKTQLFGKIPIKHIILMQMRFDGLLGFPGGLVNPAEETLEAGLGRELLEELGVAIPVSIEDHVDSCYAPASSRLITHFYVKKMEEEQIREVERAAASTATDHGQEVLGMVRVPLYVTKGGGGLSSFLSHSFIGNARSQLVDALLRFNLVAPEELHKVLACSLKTHAHTAEDLQAALALTEAKRKRF